A stretch of DNA from Patescibacteria group bacterium:
GATTTTCTATTCTTATGTATGGGGCAAAAAAACCGGATATTATTGATTTCTCAATCTCTCCTCAGGGGATACAAGCCAGAAATAAACTTTATCTTTTTGAAAATCTGGAATATTTTTGGATAAACTATAATCCTCCGCATACTAAACAGCTAATCCTTAAGTCTAATAAGTTACTTATGACGCACCTATCAATCCCTCTAGGGAATGCTGACCCGGAAGTTATACAAGAAATACTTTTACAATTCATAAAAGAGAAAAAAATTGAAGAGTCATTTTCTGAAATTATTTCAAAATTTTTGAAGTTCTAAACTTGATAAAATTGATAAAACAGGTTATTCTATTTCTATTATTTTGCGCCCGTAGCCCTGCCTACCAGCAGGCAGGTCAGTTCCCGCCAGAGAGGGGCGGACAGGGTCCGAGCAAGGTATTAAGTTCAGTTCAATAACATTAACAATATAAATCTTGCGCCCGTAGCTCAGTTGGTAGAGCAACGGCCTTTTAAGCCGATGGTCGAAGGTTCAAGTCCTTCCGGGCGCATTTTTAAATTCATTTACTGCTCTCATAGTTCAAAGGATAGAACGCGAGCTTGCGGAGCTCGTAATAGAGGTTCGATTCCTCTTGAGAGCAAAGGCAATGGCGGTCTGGAAATTAGCGAGCTTGCGGAGCTCGTAATAGAGGTTCGTCGTGTACTACTGAAGAGTACACGACGCCCAGCACCCTTTAGTGGTGCTTGGGCGATTCCTCGCGAGGACATATGAATGGAATTAAAGAGGTAAATCTATGGCAAAAAAAGAGTCGCTCAATGTTTCAGTCGCCGCAGGAGTGGCATTGTTTGAATTAATACGAGATTGATTTGATAAGACTACCTGACTTGTCTAAAAGTTCGATTGTTTCTCTTTTCTCTTTCCATAATTCATCATTTCGGCCTAAAAATATCCTCCATTCATTCTTATAAAAATCAGCGTCATCTCTGTGAGTATCTACGCATGACTTATAATTTATCTTCGTGCTTACATATTCCTGACACTGGCTTGATAAATAAGCCGGTATAGATTTGACGATTTCACATCTAGGAAGCTTATCAATATAATCAAGACATTTATCATCAAGTCCTCCCTGACCTGACGGTAGATCTTCATCACGCGGATAAAGGCAGTCCTTAGGCAAACTTGGGCTAAAATTCTGAAACTGCTCAAGATAACCGGTGCATTTATTTAATCTAAACGAATAGCCAATAGAAGACTGACCTGTTGTGATAATAGCTTTTCCTCCCGGCTCAAGAAAGATCGGTTCTTTATTATTAACAATACCGGGCCAATACAGATAAACTCCATCTCCAATAGGCAAATCCAAGTTATACGCGCCTCTAAGCCTCAATCCTGAGAGAAGTGCTTTATCAACACTCTTTGAAGAAAGCTTTATCTCTATATATTCTTTTTCCGGATCAGTCTCTTTAGCTTTGTATATAGATCCGAATGATATTAGATCTGCAAGCGACTGACCCGAAAGACCAGAAGTGTCATTTGAAGGCGTTGCTCCGCTACCAATAACTTCTTTTTCGTCGGCAGGACCTGAACTGATACCGCCGATAGAGCCGGGCGGTATTACAAAAGGACTTTTTGCCGTCTCTCTATTTAGTCCGCCTGTATAATACCAGACGAAACCAAGTCCTATCAAAAACAAAATTAAAAATATTAAATCTTTTTTCGCATCATCTCCCATATAAATACTATACTTGGAAACATTGATGTGAGCAAATAAAAAGTGTAATGCCTAAATACTTATGGCGCTTTTTAAATGTATATATTTTGATGCGGTCGTTACAAAATATATACATGACCTAAACTGAGTTTTGAGTTTACAAAAAACCAAAAACAACCGACTTCGGATATCGGTTTTAATCCAAATAAAAAGAGCCTCCGGCAAATAGTTCCAGCTGAATTAACAGAGGAAAATTTGCACAGAGGCTCAAGCCTGCCTGCTGCAGAAAGGGATCCAAGAGCTGAAAAACATGTTTTTCAGAGCTCTCAAGGAATCAAGACTCAGGACTTCCGGGCCGAGGACACACCGATGTAACCGTAGCGGCTGTAGTCCCAATAGTAGCTGACGCTCAGACCCCCGACATCGAAGCTACCGACATTGACGCGGTCACCGTCCGAGTCGAGGTCCGAACATCTGACATAGATGTTCTCGAACAGTCGCTCGCCAGTGGCGAGGTAGTGGCCGATGATAGTGTAGGCCATCACCTGAGCCTTCGGCGTTTCGTCGTTCTTGTCGAGCGTGGCCTGCTGTTCGTCCCACGTCTTCGAAGTCGAGTCCGGCACCGGGGTCTTGCAAACCAGGCGCCAGCCGACCTCGCCCTTGTCCTTCGCAAACGCCTGCTTATTGTACCAGGCGTCGTCGTGACTGAAGAAGAGCTTACGCTCGACCTTGCCACGAATGTTGAGGATCGACATCGGAAGCACAGCAACAAGGACGTGCGTGTCCTTACAAGACTCCAACACTTCCTCAGTGAATGGCACCTCGGACAAGGCGGTGATCTGCGCTCTCGAGGGATTGACCCCGAAGTGCCTGATCGCTTCCTCGACGCCGAAGAAGTTCGCCCCCATGATCTCGCGAGCGCGAACCCACTGAGGATAAATATTTGAGAGTGTTTTGCCTCCAAGACTTTGATTTTTAGCGAAATCAGTCAGGAGAGTAAGATACGTCTCATCAAGATTAATGAGACGAGCAACATCACCAGCATCATCACCAAGCGCTCCCCAGAAACGCTGACTTGCAGCATTTAAAGTTCCCGCAGGAATTCTTTTCCAATCCATGATAGCCTCCTTGCCGTTAGCCTATTTATCAAAATAAGCGACTGGCATTTAAGATTACCCAAACCGCTCGGGCGGACGACTGCTTCACAATGAAGCAATTATTAAAGAGCTAATTACACATTGAATATGCCATATAGTCAAAACAAAATCAAGCGAATTTCTATAACTCAACACTGTCCAACTATCCAACACTGTCCAACACTCGGTGTTGGACAGTGTTGGCAAAAGTCAATAAATTGCGATAATGTCCACACACACATACATATTACACTAATGTATATATTTTGAAGCGGTCGTTACAAAATATATACATGACCTAAACTGAGTTTTATGTTTACAGATGTTTACAAAAAATCAAGAATCGACGTCGGGTATCGGCTTCGGTTTTAATCTATTTCTGGCAAACGGGGCAGAAACAAGCCGAGCGTCCGCCAATTTTTATCCTTTTTATTATTCCTCTACATCCCCTCTTCAGGCACGGCTCCCCTTCTCGATGATACACCTTATGGTGGTCTTGATAGTGGCCTTTCTCACCGTAAATATTCCTATAATCAGACATTGAGTCACCGCCGAGCTTTATCGCTTTTTTCAATACCAAGCGCATATTTTTATAAATCTTTTTAAATTCATTCTCTTTAATACTGGAAATTTTTCTCAAGGGGTGAATACCGGAATACCACAAAATTTCATCCGAATAGATATTTCCTATGCCGGCAACGATATCCTGATCCATCAAAATTTGCTTTATCTTCCCGTTAGGTCTCTTTTTCAGAATATCTTTAAATTTCTTTAATGATAAATCTTTTTCCAGAGCGTCACGGCCTATCTTATTTATATCAGAAAGGTCGGCTAATCTGCTTGTCGGCCAAATCAAAACCTTGGCGAATTTACGAAGATCAGAAAGGGTCAATTGTTTTCCATTAGATAAATTTAATACAAGGTGGTTAAACTTAACCCCCAAACCATCACCGTAAAAAAGCGAGCCGGTCATCTTCATATGGATAAGGAGCGTTTTATCATCCGATAAATAAATCAAAATATTTTTCCCTCTTCTCTCTACTTTTATAATCTTATGCCCGATTAATTCTTTCTTAAAACTACTAAAAGATTTTGGAAACTTAATCATTTTTTTCCAGTCAGACCAGACACCCCGAATCTTAAGGCCGGGTAAAAATTCATTAAGTCCGGAAACTGTTGTTTGAACCTCTGGTAATTCAGGCATATACTGTATAATAATACATATGAATCTAATAAAAAATACAATTTATCTGCTTTTGATTACCGGCGCTATCTTAAGCGGAGCTTTGATTTTATCCGGAAAGAGCGATGCTCTTTCCATCAGACCGGTAGAGAATTTCCTTGCGGGAGTATTCTTCATAGACAGTATTACCGAGACAGAAATGAAAGATACATATAAACTTGCCGAGAAAGAAAAAGATAAACTAAACATACTTATAGTCCCAGGGCACGATGATGATGTCTTTGGGGCACAATTCAAAGGGATAAAAGAAGCAGACTTAAATATAGAGCTGGCAGAATATCTAAAAAACTTTTTTGAAAAAGAAAAAGAGTTTGATGTATTTTTAGTAAGAAATAAATATGGTTACAATTCTATTTTCTCGAATTATTTTAATAAAAATAAAGATTCTATAATCCAATTCATAAGCCAGTATAAAAACATGATGAACACGGTCGTCCAGATTGGGTTAGTGGAGATAAATAATACCGTTGAACACAATAGCGCTTCAGAAAAGACTATAATAAAATTATATGGCATAAACAAATGGGCCAATGAAAATGACATAGATATAGTCATCAATATTCATTTCAATGACTACCCTGGCAGGCGATACGACAAAAGCGGGGAATATTCCGGCTTTGCCATATACATACCGGAAAAACAATTCTCCAATTCCAAAGCAAGTATGGCATTAGCAAAACCGGTCTTTGATCAACTTAAAAAATATCTGCCTGTCAGCGATATGCCGAAAGAACAAAACAGCATAATAGAAGACCAAGAGCTTATCGCCATAGGGGCAAATAATTCTTTGGATTCTGCTGTTCTTTTCATAGAATACGGGTATATCTATGAATCGCAATTTATAAATGAAAATATAAGAAAGGTCGCCTTGGAAGAAGCCGCTTATCAAACATACTTAGGGATAAAAAATTTCTTTGAAGGCGAAAATAATCCACTGACTCTGCAATACGATACTCTAAACAATTCTTATTCTTGGAATGACAACTTAAACAAAGGGCTAAAAGGCAATAAAGATGTTTTTGCGCTTCAACTTGCTTTGGCGCAAAGCGAAATTTATCCGCCAAAAATGCTCAGCAAAAATGAATGTCCAATCAACGGAAATTTCGGGAAATGCACAGACGAAGCCGTGAAAGAATTTCAAAGAAAATATAATATAGAACCGCCACTTGGGCTTGTCGGGCCAATCACTCGTCAAAAACTTAATGAGATTTTTACTAAATAGATTTATTTATTCAGTAAAACCTTAAGCTCCTCTCTTGTAATTTTTGAGTCGCTCCACTCGAGCTTCGTCCCGTCTAGTCCCATTATATAAGGGTCTGTGCCTTTTCCTGTAATTATAACCGTGTCACCAGTCTTGGCTAAACTTAAAGCCTTTCTTATCGCCTCTCTTCTGTCCATTATTATTTCATAAACTGGCCTCTTGATGCCAACTGCAACATCTTCCACAATTTTCTTAGGATCTTCATCGTACGGATCTTCATTTGTAAGGATTATATGCTGGCAATAATTATCCGCGATTCTGCCGAGCTCGGGT
This window harbors:
- the mutM gene encoding DNA-formamidopyrimidine glycosylase, with product MPELPEVQTTVSGLNEFLPGLKIRGVWSDWKKMIKFPKSFSSFKKELIGHKIIKVERRGKNILIYLSDDKTLLIHMKMTGSLFYGDGLGVKFNHLVLNLSNGKQLTLSDLRKFAKVLIWPTSRLADLSDINKIGRDALEKDLSLKKFKDILKKRPNGKIKQILMDQDIVAGIGNIYSDEILWYSGIHPLRKISSIKENEFKKIYKNMRLVLKKAIKLGGDSMSDYRNIYGEKGHYQDHHKVYHREGEPCLKRGCRGIIKRIKIGGRSACFCPVCQK
- a CDS encoding N-acetylmuramoyl-L-alanine amidase — protein: MNLIKNTIYLLLITGAILSGALILSGKSDALSIRPVENFLAGVFFIDSITETEMKDTYKLAEKEKDKLNILIVPGHDDDVFGAQFKGIKEADLNIELAEYLKNFFEKEKEFDVFLVRNKYGYNSIFSNYFNKNKDSIIQFISQYKNMMNTVVQIGLVEINNTVEHNSASEKTIIKLYGINKWANENDIDIVINIHFNDYPGRRYDKSGEYSGFAIYIPEKQFSNSKASMALAKPVFDQLKKYLPVSDMPKEQNSIIEDQELIAIGANNSLDSAVLFIEYGYIYESQFINENIRKVALEEAAYQTYLGIKNFFEGENNPLTLQYDTLNNSYSWNDNLNKGLKGNKDVFALQLALAQSEIYPPKMLSKNECPINGNFGKCTDEAVKEFQRKYNIEPPLGLVGPITRQKLNEIFTK